In Miscanthus floridulus cultivar M001 chromosome 19, ASM1932011v1, whole genome shotgun sequence, the DNA window CCGGTGGCCCAGCAGTGCGAGGCCAGGCCTGGAACTTGGTGTCTGTGGCCTGCCACCACTCCTTCTCAGAAACAGTCTTGGGGGTGGAACCTGTGTGCCCACAAAGATTGAAGCAGATTAAATCCAAAATCTACAAGGATTTGGCACAGATCTCCAACATAAATCTAGTAAGGATGACACTAACCTCCAAATGCCTTCTTGTCAGAAACAAATGTGTCACACAGGTATGCAATGGCAAAGGATCCGACCAGTGAGCCAACAATGTAGCCAGCTGTCATTTTTGCTGCAAAAGGATGGATTGAGGTACAAACTATTAGGTCTGGTAAACCATGAATCATGAATAAATGAGTCACATGTGTAGATGCATTGTAGAGAAGACAAGCCTAAAGATTGTTCCTCACAAATAACTCAAATAAACAGAACATACAGTCCAGCAAACACATACTGGTCGACCAATAGCCAACACAAAAGCCAAGGGAAGGCGTAACTTTTCCTTGATAACAGAAAGGTTTGCAGTTTTTCCAGCAGCAAACAAGTGAATCCCGATCCTTAACAAGTTTACCTTATCATTGTATCCAACATCTATTTTCATTATGAAACAAGTGTTACTAATAATTTTCCAGGGCTTATAGTGACAGTGTCACATACAGGGAACAATTCAAACCATGATGACCATAAAAACTTCAATGAAACAAGTGTTAATAAGAATCTCAGCAGACATAAAGTGACAGCGTTAATATGAATCTCACCATACTTCCATCTACTTATCAGGCCAAATTAACATTACACCAGCATTTTTTTGTTCACAAAACATGCGTCAATATGAATCTCACCAGATTTACAGTAACAGTGTCATGTGTAATGTGCACGGTACGATTCAAATCACGACAACATCATATACCTAGCTAAGATCAAAGAGCGAAAATTTCTCTCCGCCCGAATTTTCGTCCCTTGCCCACTCTGCCACCAGCACATGCAGCGCATCCAAATCGACGAacaacaaaaggaaacaaaaataaATCCACTCAAGTTGGGTGGACGGATCTCCAGCCCagtggacgacgacgacgcctcCGCAGAAGCACGCGAGGTGAAGTTCTGGAACCCCACGCCTAGCCCCAATCGATCGGATTCGCACAGATCTAGCCGCCCGATTCCCACGGACCCAAGACGCCAATACCCGACCTAGGAATCGTCCGCAGCTACCGGAGACTAAATCAGATCACAAGATCGGAGACCCCAGATGCCTGGGAAGGGGACGAACCAGCGGAAACCAACGGGAGCAGGGTCCGGAGCAGTCGTTACCTGCAgggggcggcgcggcgcggcggggaGGAGAGGCGCGGAAGGAATGGGGGCGGAGACGAGGGGATGCGGCGGCGTCAAATGGGCTTTTGTGGCGATGACCCGGTGGGGCGCCGGTCTTTGGGGGCGTCACACTGACACGTGGGTCGCCTTGAGCCGTGGCTTCCGGGCGGGCCATGTGGGCCCTTGCTAAGGGATTGCTTCTAGCCCTTGAGGCCTAAAAGGCCTAAAATGATCGGTTGTTTTAGGCCCAAATGAATAGGTTGTTTATTATTGAAAAAAGGTCCATCTAACCTCACTCAGCTATCTTGAAAACCCATCAACTATTTTGAAAATCCATTTTGCCTGTCGCAATTGGAAAACTAATTTTCTATATACTTCTTCAACTTTTGAAACTGTCACATTTACCTCCCCGAGCAAATCACGTAGCACCACGTCAGTCCgcaaaaaaaagatatgatttttctaagatatattaatcatatcaaatcatatttttttgttgaattaaatgaagataatttttatataaaatttatagatctcgacgagatctacaactttctagtt includes these proteins:
- the LOC136528901 gene encoding uncharacterized protein is translated as MTAGYIVGSLVGSFAIAYLCDTFVSDKKAFGGSTPKTVSEKEWWQATDTKFQAWPRTAGPPVVMNPISRQNFIVKSTE